In the Afipia sp. GAS231 genome, GGAGAACTGCTGCGGCGCTACTGGCATCCGGTCGGTCTCGTCGGCGACGCCACCGATATCCCCAGAAAAGTGCGCGTGCTGGCTGAGGATCTGGTGCTGTTCCGCGACAAACACGGCCGGGTCGGCCTGCTGCACGCCCGCTGCTGCCACCGCGGCACCACGCTCTATTACGGCAAGGTCGAGGAAGACGGCATCCGCTGCTGCTACCACGGCTGGAAGTTCGACACCGAAGGCCATTGCCTCGAACAGCCCTGCGAACCCGAAGGCGGCCAGTTCAGGGACAAGGTGCGCCAGCCCTGGTATCCGGTGCAGGAGCGTTACGGCCTGATCTTCGCCTATCTCGGCCCGGCGGAGAAAAAGCCGGTGCTGCCGCGCTACGAATGCCTGGAGAACATGGACGACGGCGAGTTCGTCGAGGCCGACGATTCCTCGATCGGCGGCGGCGGCCCGGCCGTCATCCCCTGCAACTGGCTGCAGCATTTTGAAAATGTGGTGGACCCCTATCACGTGCCGGTGCTGCACGGTTCGTTCTCAGGGCCGCAGTTCACCAACATGATGGCCTCGATGCCGGAGGTGAAGTTCGAGACCTCAGCCCGCGGCGTCACCGTGCGCTCGATCCGTCACCAGGACGACGGCAAGGTTTTCTACCGGGTGACGGAAGCCGCCCTCCCCACGCTGCGCGTGGTGCCCAATCCGCGGGTGGCGCAATTTGCCCGCGTCGAGTCGATCGGCTGGACCCTGCCGATCGACGATACGTCGT is a window encoding:
- a CDS encoding aromatic ring-hydroxylating dioxygenase subunit alpha → MNITQRDRDLGTGYAMKPSTTRTKLTSVGRGTPMGELLRRYWHPVGLVGDATDIPRKVRVLAEDLVLFRDKHGRVGLLHARCCHRGTTLYYGKVEEDGIRCCYHGWKFDTEGHCLEQPCEPEGGQFRDKVRQPWYPVQERYGLIFAYLGPAEKKPVLPRYECLENMDDGEFVEADDSSIGGGGPAVIPCNWLQHFENVVDPYHVPVLHGSFSGPQFTNMMASMPEVKFETSARGVTVRSIRHQDDGKVFYRVTEAALPTLRVVPNPRVAQFARVESIGWTLPIDDTSFRIYVAGRVKQSGDIGRMRSKFNGKFWWDMTEQEHQQFPGDYEAQTGQGPVTLHSEEHFGQSDRGILMIRRMLDEQLEAMEAGRDPAGVTFDPEAALVEFEAGNFIREA